In one window of Candidatus Avedoeria danica DNA:
- a CDS encoding type II toxin-antitoxin system prevent-host-death family antitoxin produces MITTNVTDVKARLSELLRRVAEGETVLILHRGRPIARIEPAVVGDLSADDAERVNRLAAIGLVRLPTRPADRTLLTWPLVTTVDGTSVLQAFLEDRHEDR; encoded by the coding sequence ATGATCACCACCAACGTGACCGACGTGAAAGCCCGCCTGAGCGAACTCCTGCGCCGCGTGGCCGAAGGCGAGACGGTGCTCATCCTGCACCGTGGCCGTCCGATTGCGCGCATCGAGCCAGCCGTTGTCGGGGACCTGTCGGCAGACGACGCCGAGCGGGTCAATCGGCTGGCCGCCATCGGTCTGGTTCGACTGCCCACGCGCCCCGCCGACAGGACCCTGTTGACTTGGCCACTCGTGACCACGGTCGACGGTACGAGCGTGCTTCAGGCGTTTCTTGAAGATCGGCACGAAGACCGGTGA